A single region of the Eublepharis macularius isolate TG4126 chromosome 14, MPM_Emac_v1.0, whole genome shotgun sequence genome encodes:
- the IFT46 gene encoding intraflagellar transport protein 46 homolog isoform X1, with protein sequence MAGAAPSPEAGLQQGRAGAGAGAGAGAGAGAGAARGPRPPRPPPLDPSPSALSLQTRLVENQPYDESLDVTEPEDVASLYAPSPTQPGRRPPGAQRKAAVAEDDSEEEEEEEDSEERLKEKAAAAQMASQQRFSQSEVGDEDEDSSETDSEDDDDDEDHGIPLEGGYNPVEYECLPVAPEIKDLFQYVRRYSPQLIDLDNKLRPFIPEFIPAVGDIDAFLKVPRPDGKPDNLGLLMLDEPSIKQSDPTVLSLWLTENSKQHSVAQQIKVKSVENAEKNPKAIDNWVESISELHRCKPPASVHYARPMPEIDTLMQEWPPDFEELLGKVSLPTADISCSLAEYADMICATLDIPVYRSRIQSLHTLFSLYSEFKNSVHFNALAKDKKATSPPSNPASQAGETDLLSFP encoded by the exons ATGGCCGGAGCGGCGCCCTCGCCCGAGGCCGGCCTGCAGCAGGGgagggccggggccggggccggggccggggccggggccggggccggggccggggccgcgcGGGGCCCGCGCCCGCCTCGCCCGCCGCCGCTAGACCCCTCGCCCTCGGCGCTGTCCCTGCAGACGcggctggtggagaaccagccctACGACGAGAGCCTGGACGTCACCGAGCCCGAGGACGTGGCCAGCCTCTACGCGCCCAGCCCCACCCAGCCAG GCCGCCGCCCGCCCGGAGCTCAGCGCAAGGCCGCCGTGGCCGAGGACGacagcgaggaggaggaggaggaggaagacagcGAGGAGCGCCTGAAG GAGAAGGCGGCAGCGGCCCAGATGGCCTCCCAGCAGCGCTTCAGCCAGAGCGAGGTGGGTGATGAAGACGAGGACTCCTCAGAGACGGACTCGgaggacgacgacgacgacgaggACCACGGCATCCCCCTGGAGGG GGGATACAACCCAGTGGAGTATGAATGCCTGCCTGTAGCTCCAGAGATCAAAGACCTTTTCCAGTATGTCCGgag GTATTCCCCACAACTGATTGACCTGGATAACAAGCTAAGGCCTTTCATTCCAGAATTTATTCCTGCAGTAGGAGACATTGATGCCTTTTTAAAG GTGCCCCGCCCAGATGGGAAGCCAGATAATCTGGGCCTGTTGATGCTAGATGAACCATCGATTAAGCAGTCAGACCCTACGGTGCTCTCTCTCTGGCTCACAGAAAACTCCAAGCAGCACAGTGTGGct CAGCAGATAAAAGTGAAGAGCGTAGAGAATGCCGAGAAGAATCCCAAAGCCATCGACAACTGGGTTGAGAGCATCAGCGAGCTCCATCGCTGCAAACCTCCTGCCTCTGTGCACTATGCTAG GCCCATGCCTGAAATAGACACACTGATGCAAGAGTGGCCCCCTGACTTTGAAGAACTGCTAGGCAAG GTGAGCCTCCCCACAGCAGACATCAGCTGTAGCCTTGCTGAATATGCAGACATGATATGTG CTACTCTGGACATTCCTGTCTACAGGAGTCGCATCCAGTCTCTGCACACACTGTTCTCGCTCTACTCGGAATTCAAAAACTCCGTG CATTTCAATGCCCTGGCAAAGGACAAGAAGGCCACAAGCCCTCCCTCCAACCCTGCCTCGCAAGCTGGAGAGACGGATCTTCTGAGCTTCCCCTGA
- the TTC36 gene encoding tetratricopeptide repeat protein 36 isoform X2, giving the protein MGTAGDRAVLHSIFHPQSPLREAIAEEQEQEQEQEDGAFEPELLEQALALEIQGITAAESGDLDKALERFGQAVRLLPERASAYNNRAQALRLKGDVAGAMEDLAVALELSKGAGRVARQALVQRGLLQRLQGHDEAARKDFAEAARLGSAFARQQLVLMNPYAALCNQMLSEVMKKLQGPGAPSQEPSQEQLLPGSWTHPAGRQAP; this is encoded by the exons ATGGGGACAGCTGGCGACAGGGCCGTATTGCACAGCATCTTCCACCCTCAGAGCCCACTGAGGGAAGCCATTGcggaggagcaggagcaggagcaggagcaagaGGATG GAGCATTTGAGCCAGAGCTGCTGGAACAAGCCTTAGCTCTGGAGATCCAGGGGATCACAGCCGCTGAGTCAGGGGACCTGGATAAGGCCCTGGAGAGGTTCGGCCAAGCCGTTCGGCTGCTCCCAGAGCGCGCCTCTGCCTACAACAACCGAGCCCAGGCCCTGCGCCTCAAGGGGGACGTGGCGG GAGCCATGGAGGACCTGGCTGTGGCTCTGGAGCTCAGCAAGGGTGCCGGCCGGGTGGCGCGCCAGGCGTTGGTGCAGCGAGGGCTCCTTCAGCGGCTACAGGGGCATGATGAGGCAGCCCGGAAGGACTTTGCAGAAGCTGCCCGGCTGGGGAGTGCCTTTGCCCGCCAGCAGCTGGTGCTGATGAACCCCTATGCGGCCCTCTGCAACCAGATGCTGTCGGAAGTGATGAAGAAGCTGCAGGGGCCAGGAGCCCCAAGCCAGGAGCCCAGCCAGGAGCAACTGCTGCCTGGATCCTGGACTCATCCTGCCGGCCGGCAGGCGCCTTGA
- the TTC36 gene encoding tetratricopeptide repeat protein 36 isoform X1: MGTAGDRAVLHSIFHPQSPLREAIAEEQEQEQEQEDAGAFEPELLEQALALEIQGITAAESGDLDKALERFGQAVRLLPERASAYNNRAQALRLKGDVAGAMEDLAVALELSKGAGRVARQALVQRGLLQRLQGHDEAARKDFAEAARLGSAFARQQLVLMNPYAALCNQMLSEVMKKLQGPGAPSQEPSQEQLLPGSWTHPAGRQAP, from the exons ATGGGGACAGCTGGCGACAGGGCCGTATTGCACAGCATCTTCCACCCTCAGAGCCCACTGAGGGAAGCCATTGcggaggagcaggagcaggagcaggagcaagaGGATG CAGGAGCATTTGAGCCAGAGCTGCTGGAACAAGCCTTAGCTCTGGAGATCCAGGGGATCACAGCCGCTGAGTCAGGGGACCTGGATAAGGCCCTGGAGAGGTTCGGCCAAGCCGTTCGGCTGCTCCCAGAGCGCGCCTCTGCCTACAACAACCGAGCCCAGGCCCTGCGCCTCAAGGGGGACGTGGCGG GAGCCATGGAGGACCTGGCTGTGGCTCTGGAGCTCAGCAAGGGTGCCGGCCGGGTGGCGCGCCAGGCGTTGGTGCAGCGAGGGCTCCTTCAGCGGCTACAGGGGCATGATGAGGCAGCCCGGAAGGACTTTGCAGAAGCTGCCCGGCTGGGGAGTGCCTTTGCCCGCCAGCAGCTGGTGCTGATGAACCCCTATGCGGCCCTCTGCAACCAGATGCTGTCGGAAGTGATGAAGAAGCTGCAGGGGCCAGGAGCCCCAAGCCAGGAGCCCAGCCAGGAGCAACTGCTGCCTGGATCCTGGACTCATCCTGCCGGCCGGCAGGCGCCTTGA
- the IFT46 gene encoding intraflagellar transport protein 46 homolog isoform X2 yields MAGAAPSPEAGLQQGRAGAGAGAGAGAGAGAGAARGPRPPRPPPLDPSPSALSLQTRLVENQPYDESLDVTEPEDVASLYAPSPTQPGRRPPGAQRKAAVAEDDSEEEEEEEDSEERLKEKAAAAQMASQQRFSQSEVGDEDEDSSETDSEDDDDDEDHGIPLEGGYNPVEYECLPVAPEIKDLFQYVRRYSPQLIDLDNKLRPFIPEFIPAVGDIDAFLKVPRPDGKPDNLGLLMLDEPSIKQSDPTVLSLWLTENSKQHSVAQIKVKSVENAEKNPKAIDNWVESISELHRCKPPASVHYARPMPEIDTLMQEWPPDFEELLGKVSLPTADISCSLAEYADMICATLDIPVYRSRIQSLHTLFSLYSEFKNSVHFNALAKDKKATSPPSNPASQAGETDLLSFP; encoded by the exons ATGGCCGGAGCGGCGCCCTCGCCCGAGGCCGGCCTGCAGCAGGGgagggccggggccggggccggggccggggccggggccggggccggggccggggccgcgcGGGGCCCGCGCCCGCCTCGCCCGCCGCCGCTAGACCCCTCGCCCTCGGCGCTGTCCCTGCAGACGcggctggtggagaaccagccctACGACGAGAGCCTGGACGTCACCGAGCCCGAGGACGTGGCCAGCCTCTACGCGCCCAGCCCCACCCAGCCAG GCCGCCGCCCGCCCGGAGCTCAGCGCAAGGCCGCCGTGGCCGAGGACGacagcgaggaggaggaggaggaggaagacagcGAGGAGCGCCTGAAG GAGAAGGCGGCAGCGGCCCAGATGGCCTCCCAGCAGCGCTTCAGCCAGAGCGAGGTGGGTGATGAAGACGAGGACTCCTCAGAGACGGACTCGgaggacgacgacgacgacgaggACCACGGCATCCCCCTGGAGGG GGGATACAACCCAGTGGAGTATGAATGCCTGCCTGTAGCTCCAGAGATCAAAGACCTTTTCCAGTATGTCCGgag GTATTCCCCACAACTGATTGACCTGGATAACAAGCTAAGGCCTTTCATTCCAGAATTTATTCCTGCAGTAGGAGACATTGATGCCTTTTTAAAG GTGCCCCGCCCAGATGGGAAGCCAGATAATCTGGGCCTGTTGATGCTAGATGAACCATCGATTAAGCAGTCAGACCCTACGGTGCTCTCTCTCTGGCTCACAGAAAACTCCAAGCAGCACAGTGTGGct CAGATAAAAGTGAAGAGCGTAGAGAATGCCGAGAAGAATCCCAAAGCCATCGACAACTGGGTTGAGAGCATCAGCGAGCTCCATCGCTGCAAACCTCCTGCCTCTGTGCACTATGCTAG GCCCATGCCTGAAATAGACACACTGATGCAAGAGTGGCCCCCTGACTTTGAAGAACTGCTAGGCAAG GTGAGCCTCCCCACAGCAGACATCAGCTGTAGCCTTGCTGAATATGCAGACATGATATGTG CTACTCTGGACATTCCTGTCTACAGGAGTCGCATCCAGTCTCTGCACACACTGTTCTCGCTCTACTCGGAATTCAAAAACTCCGTG CATTTCAATGCCCTGGCAAAGGACAAGAAGGCCACAAGCCCTCCCTCCAACCCTGCCTCGCAAGCTGGAGAGACGGATCTTCTGAGCTTCCCCTGA
- the TMEM25 gene encoding transmembrane protein 25 — protein MIFPAYSRLQFKSSLGKRCRPATQQAAAFPGHNPALWREGRLLPSAWHLLSGPQALSPLPLPRTARNRKPGGGALDGQWQIFRAGGGESRRGGQGSRDPEPCGELCPSPPAPSSPGRSKGGQSPGRAAQRQSQARLPAEARPGQAPRRRGAAGRLGPRRESTGQEGSGAGPARPSFNETGGRTGPDGTGQARRAGRSRLGRFQLGTARRGRTARVRLPWAGPGQGARRPLPRIGCRARARARSTPGFGAAVLAAAATPPGRPDPSPPPWSSPGQGGLRRAAFRLLAGRRRPTKGAGRDGASSAAPPGSGCRREAREGCRGPHRPGLGCAGRMAPPLLLLLLLHLQVLLWPGAAEPGGGRLLWPSSAPGPESRAVSCLTAAPSLAWYLDGERQETHDGDGATASRDRRLNCSAVDPTTGQASGASVLLRVHFKAEAVQLEARAEDGTGPGLVLVLLVSVQARPPADITWVDQDGRLLVNASHFLIVDAQTYPWLGNASVEVQLRSLGRNLSRGASTLLPGFLGSRIELPLLALVVGAAVTLGILIGLGMLLSCLVYQKGKKAAGLAVPAQLPPSDSNHLKLQRAQMPRANMSLPSNLKLNDRPEEPQGTAMAEEEEEALSEPENSLVLEDRGLSQFPMVGYIYRASSVSSEEIWL, from the exons ATGATTTTTCCAGCGTATTCACGTCTCCAGTTCAAAAGCTCTTTGGGCAAGAGATGCAGACCAGCCACCCAGCAAGCGGCTGCCTTCCCTGGGCACAACCCTGCTCTCTGGAGGGAGGGCCGGttgctcccctctgcctggcaccTGCTCTCCGGGCCTCAGGCTCTGTCGCCTCTCCCGCTTCCCAGAACTGCCCGGAACagaaagccgggggggggggcgcttgacGGCCAATGGCAAATCTttcgagcgggggggggggaatcacgcCGGGGAGGGCAGGGGAGCCGCGACCCAGAGCCGTGCGGGGAACTCTGCCCGAGCCCACCGGCCCCCAGTTCCCCGGGCCGGAGCAAGGGGGGGCAGAGCCCGGGACGCGCCGCCCAGCGCCAGAGCCAAGCCCGACTGCCAGCAGAGGCCCGGCCAGGCCAAGCGCCCCGCCGTCGAGGGGCAGCGGGGAGACTCGGGCCTCGGAGGGAAAGCACCGGCCAGGAGGGCTCCGGAGCCGGCCCTGCTCGCCCGTCCTTTAATGAGACTGGCGGCCGCACGGGACCGGACGGGACGGGGCAGGCCCGTCGGGCTGGTCGCTCTCGGCTTGGCCGCTTCCAGCTCGGCACGGCGCGGAGGGGCCGCACAGCCCGAGTTCGGCTTCCgtgggccgggccgggccaggGCGCGCGGCGACCCCTTCCGAGAATCGGCTgccgcgcgcgcgcgcgcgcgcgctccaCGCCGGGCTTCGGCGCCGCAGTGCTTGCGGCAGCAGCGACGCCGCCGGGGAGACCGGATCCGTCACCGCCGCCCTGGAGCTCGCCAGGCCAAGGCGGCCTCCGCCGGGCCGCCTTCCGGCTTCTGGCCGGCCGTCGACGCCCCACGAAGGGGGCGGGACGGGACGGGGCAAGCTCGGCGGCGCCTCCTGGCTCCGGTTGCCGCCGTGAGGCCCGCGAAGGATGCCGAGGCCCCCACCGCCCTGGCCTGGGCTGCGCGGGGCGGAtggcgccgccgctgctgctgctgctgctgctgcacctccAGGTGCTGCTGTGGCCAG GCGCGGCGGAGCCGGGAGGCGGGCGGTTGCTGTGGCCCAGCAGCGCGCCCGGGCCCGAGAGCCGCGCCGTGTCGTGCCTGACCGCCGCGCCCAGCCTGGCCTGGTACCTGGACGGCGAGCGGCAGGAGACCCACGACGGGGACGGCGCCACCGCCTCCCGGGACCGCCGCCTCAACTGCTCGGCCGTCGACCCGACCACCGGCCAAGCCTCCGGCGCCTCGGTCCTGCTCCGCGTGCACT TTAAAGCCGAGGCCGTGCAGTTGGAGGCCCGCGCCGAAGACGGGACGGGGCCCGGCCTCGTGCTTGTGCTGCTGGTCTCGGTGCAGGCGCGGCCCCCGGCCGACATCACCTGGGTGGACCAGGACGGGCGCCTGCTGGTCAACGCCTCCCACTTCCTCATCGTGGACGCCCAGACCTACCCCTGGCTCGGCAACGCCTCCGTGGAAGTGCAGCTCCGGAGCCTGGGCCGCAACCTCTCCCGCGGCGCCTCCACGCTGCTGCCCG GTTTCTTGGGCAGCCGCATTGAGCTTCCTCTCCTGGCCCTGGTTGTAGGTGCTGCTGTGACCCTGGGGATTCTCATAGGCCTTGGCATGCTTCTCAGTTGTCTGGTATACcagaaaggaaagaaggcagcAG GACTCGCTGTGCCAGCCCAGTTGCCTCCAAG TGACTCAAACCACCTGAAGCTCCAAAGGGCCCAGATGCCACGGGCGAACATGTCCCTCCCCTCTAACCTCAAGCTCAACGACCGCCCAGAGGAGCCTCAGGGTACAG CCAtggctgaggaagaggaggaggcccTTTCAGAGCCTGAGAATAGCTTGGTCTTGGAAGACAGAG GTCTCAGCCAGTTCCCCATGGTTGGGTACATCTACAGAGCCTCAAGCGTCAGCAGCGAGGAGATCTGGCTGTGA
- the ARCN1 gene encoding coatomer subunit delta, with amino-acid sequence MVLLAAAVCTKAGKALVSRQFVEMTRTRIEGLLAAFPKLMNTGKQHTFVETESVRYVYQPLEKLYMVLITTKNSNILEDLETLRLFSRVIPEYCRALEENEIADHCFDLIFAFDEIVALGYRENVNLAQIRTFTEMDSHEEKVFRAVRETQEREAKAEMRRKAKELQQARREAERRGTKAPGFGGFGSSAVTGGTTATLITDTIIETEKPKVTPAPARPSGSNKALKLGAKGKEVDNFVDKLKSEGENIITSSAGKRSSEAATVFAPPVNMESVHMKIEEKIALTCGRDGGLQNMELHGMIMLRIQDEKFARIRIHVENEDKKGVQLQTHPNVDKKLFTTESLIGLKNPEKSFPINSDVGVLKWRLQTTEESLIPLTINCWPSESGSGCDVNIEYELQEDSLELHDVVITIPLPSGVGTPVIGEIDGEYRHDNRRNILEWCLPVIDAKNKSGSLEFSIAGQPNDFFPVHVSFVSKKNYCNIQVARVTQVDGNSPVRFSTETTFLVDKYEIL; translated from the exons ATG GTGCTGCTGGCGGCCGCCGTGTGCACGAAGGCGGGCAAGGCCCTGGTCTCGCGGCAGTTCGTGGAGATGACGCGCACCCGCATCGAGGGGCTGCTGGCCGCCTTCCCCAAGCTGATGAACACGGGCAAGCAGCACACCTTCGTGGAGACGGAGAGCGTGCGCTACGTGTACCAGCCGCTGGAGAAGCTCTACATGGTGCTCATCACCACCAAGAACAGCAACATCCTGGAGGACCTGGAGACGCTGCGCCTCTTCTCCCGCGTG ATCCCTGAATACTGCAGAGCACTAGAAGAAAATGAAATTGCTGATCACTGCTTTGATCTGATCTTTGCCTTTGATGAGATCGTTGCCCTTGGGTACCGGGAGAATGTCAACCTGGCCCAGATCCGCACCTTCACAGAGATGGACTCGCATGAGGAAAAAGTCTTCAGAGCTGTCCGTGAG ACACAAGAGCGTGAGGCCAAGGCCGAAATGCGTCGCAAAGCAAAGGAGCTGCAACAGGCGCGTAGGGAAGCTGAGCGACGGGGCACAAAAGCACCAGGGTTTGGTGGCTTTGGAAGTTCAGCTGTGACAGGAGGCACAACAGCTACCCTGATTACAGACACCATTATTGAGACAGAGAAACCAAAAGTGACTCCTGCACCAGCCAG GCCGTCTGGATCAAACAAGGCACTCAAGCTGGGTGCCAAAGGAAAGGAAGTAGATAACTTTGTGGACAAGTTAAAATCCGAAGGAGAAAACATCATAACCTCTTCAGCAGGCAAGCGGTCGTCTGAAGCAGCCACAGTTTTTGCTCCCCCTGTCAATATGGAGAG TGTGCACATGAAAATTGAGGAGAAGATTGCGCTGACCTGTGGCCGTGACGGGGGGTTGCAGAACATGGAGCTGCATGGCATGATCATGCTGCGGATCCAGGATGAAAAGTTTGCCCGGATTCGGATCCATGTTGAGAATGAGGACAAGAAGGGTGTGCAGCTACAG ACTCATCCCAATGTTGACAAGAAGCTTTTTACAACAGAATCCTTGATTGGCTTGAAGAACCCTGAAAAGTCTTTCCCCATAAATAGCGATGTGGGGGTGTTGAAATGGCGGCTGCAGACCACAGAAGAGTCTCTTATTCCACTGACAA TTAACTGCTGGCCATCTGAAAGCGGTAGCGGCTGTGATGTCAACATTGAGTATGAGCTGCAGGAGGACAGCCTGGAGCTGCATGATGTGGTGATCACCATTCCCTTGCC GTCTGGCGTGGGCACGCCAGTGATTGGCGAGATCGATGGTGAGTATCGTCATGACAACCGAAGGAACATCCTTGAGTGGTGCCTGCCTGTGATTGATGCCAAAAACAAGAGTGGCAGCCTGGAGTTCAGCATTGCAGGGCAGCCCAATGACTTCTTCCCTGTGCACGTCTCCTTCGTTTCCAAGAAGAACTACTGCAACATCCAG GTTGCCAGAGTGACCCAGGTAGACGGGAACAGCCCTGTGCGGTTCTCCACAGAGACCACCTTCCTCGTGGACAAGTATGAGATCCTGTAG